The Acidobacteriota bacterium genome has a window encoding:
- a CDS encoding Xaa-Pro peptidase family protein: MKRNATQRTLILATLALIVAGLAIPGVAAGNDKLANIPRSEYRARRQKLLEQIKDGIVVMTGAREEDLGEVGRFRQRNDFMYLTGVQTPAAYLIFVPAGVIPGKPQHETVFIPARDIRHEQWTGVQLGPGQDAERLFGLEEVAASTAFKERLNQLLAVPASEGKPSPKVYTVIPAGPGSDISRESRFVEMLRQTYPKNEVTDVARIIAEMRKVKSPSEVELLQKAVDVSIEGHRELFRVIKPGAYEYEAQAALEAEWTRRGSERPGYPSIVGSGINGTILHYNENRKRIENGELVVVDAAAEYSYYTADITRTFPASGKFTPRQREVYQLVLDAQRAAEKAFVPGKSSLADLQRAARDVMKSSPLRDKQGNTLDKYFIHGLGHWIGMDVHDVGSYGVLPVGSVFTIEPGIYLPEEAFGVRIEDDYLVTEKGLVKMSAKLPSEPDEIERLMSSRARATSPR; the protein is encoded by the coding sequence ATGAAACGCAATGCCACTCAACGTACGTTGATACTCGCGACGCTTGCGCTGATCGTCGCCGGGCTCGCGATCCCCGGTGTGGCCGCCGGCAACGACAAGCTCGCGAACATACCAAGGTCTGAGTATCGCGCTCGCCGTCAGAAGCTGCTCGAGCAAATCAAAGATGGCATCGTTGTTATGACAGGCGCACGCGAAGAAGATCTCGGCGAGGTCGGACGCTTCCGCCAGCGCAACGATTTTATGTACTTGACTGGCGTTCAGACTCCCGCGGCATATTTGATCTTCGTTCCCGCTGGCGTGATTCCGGGCAAGCCGCAACACGAGACGGTCTTTATTCCAGCGCGTGATATCAGACACGAACAGTGGACGGGCGTTCAACTCGGTCCGGGCCAGGACGCCGAACGTCTGTTCGGTCTCGAAGAAGTTGCGGCCTCAACTGCATTCAAAGAGCGGCTGAATCAGTTGCTCGCCGTGCCCGCCTCGGAAGGCAAGCCCTCGCCCAAGGTCTATACCGTGATTCCAGCCGGGCCGGGTTCGGATATCAGCCGCGAGAGCCGCTTTGTCGAGATGCTCCGCCAGACTTATCCGAAGAACGAAGTTACGGACGTGGCGAGGATCATCGCCGAGATGCGCAAGGTCAAATCGCCTTCCGAAGTCGAGCTGCTCCAGAAGGCTGTCGATGTTTCGATCGAAGGCCATCGTGAGCTGTTCCGCGTCATCAAGCCGGGGGCTTACGAATACGAAGCGCAGGCGGCCCTGGAGGCCGAGTGGACGCGGCGGGGCTCTGAACGACCGGGCTATCCCTCGATCGTCGGTTCCGGCATCAACGGCACGATCCTTCACTACAACGAGAACCGAAAGCGCATCGAGAACGGCGAGTTGGTCGTTGTTGACGCGGCGGCCGAGTACAGCTACTACACGGCGGACATCACCCGCACGTTTCCGGCTTCGGGTAAGTTCACACCGCGACAGCGCGAGGTATATCAACTGGTGCTCGACGCGCAGCGGGCAGCCGAAAAGGCGTTTGTGCCGGGCAAATCGAGCCTGGCCGATCTTCAACGCGCAGCGCGGGACGTGATGAAGTCCAGCCCCCTGCGCGACAAGCAGGGCAACACGCTCGACAAGTATTTCATTCACGGCCTTGGTCACTGGATCGGCATGGACGTGCACGACGTTGGGAGCTACGGTGTGTTGCCGGTCGGCTCGGTCTTCACTATCGAGCCCGGGATTTATCTCCCTGAGGAAGCCTTCGGAGTCAGGATTGAAGACGACTACTTGGTAACCGAGAAGGGGCTGGTGAAAATGAGCGCGAAGCTGCCGTCGGAGCCTGATGAGATCGAGCGACTGATGTCGTCGCGCGCGCGAGCGACCTCGCCGCGATAG
- a CDS encoding TIGR02265 family protein: MEIKGSILESRLHFVRDRFGPKAVEDVLSALPASDQATLRKPLNSAGWYHFQTGQHLDDAIVQVIGRGDARLFEDMGAASAQQNLSGIQKFYLDPGNPQGFMLRAPLIYHVYYDKGWRDYKPTGPATGVMTTYEAETYSAADCMTVMGWYKQALKMCGAKDVDIVEETCRARGGEYCRYLVSWR; the protein is encoded by the coding sequence ATGGAAATCAAAGGCAGCATTCTCGAATCTCGTCTGCACTTCGTAAGAGACCGGTTCGGTCCAAAAGCGGTAGAGGACGTTTTATCCGCATTGCCCGCTTCGGACCAGGCCACGCTTCGAAAGCCGCTCAACTCCGCCGGCTGGTATCATTTTCAAACCGGCCAACACCTGGACGATGCCATCGTGCAAGTGATAGGGAGGGGCGACGCGCGGCTGTTTGAAGACATGGGTGCGGCATCGGCTCAGCAGAACCTGAGCGGCATACAGAAGTTCTACCTCGACCCCGGCAATCCGCAAGGCTTCATGCTGCGGGCGCCTTTGATCTACCACGTGTACTACGATAAGGGCTGGCGCGACTACAAACCCACCGGGCCGGCCACAGGCGTGATGACTACCTACGAAGCGGAAACCTACTCAGCGGCTGATTGCATGACCGTAATGGGCTGGTACAAGCAAGCTTTGAAGATGTGTGGCGCGAAGGACGTCGACATTGTGGAGGAAACCTGTCGAGCCAGGGGCGGAGAGTACTGCCGGTATTTGGTGAGCTGGCGATAG
- a CDS encoding SpoIIE family protein phosphatase: protein MSTQIDLRSDLLDWRKRLETAIVEFDDSSHLVPLLSEVDSALHRMEAGSAGICEACNEEIEDDAIKDPIARFCLDCLNAKEQRALQNDLDNVSLVQYSLLPTQDLSVDGWRAYYHYEAAGPVSGDYCDLVTNESGDLFFLLGDVSGKGIAASMLMAHLHAIFRSLITLDLPVDQLVERANHVFADATMPAYYATLVCGRARRSGAIELCNAGHCPPLLIRKGEVTSIEATGLPIGIFCREQYSARELQLEPGDSLLLYTDGLTESSDPLDTEYGMERLTTMVGAKHSFAPQALTLACLDDARSFRAGQPKGDDLTVMVIQRAA from the coding sequence ATGTCTACTCAAATAGACCTTCGCTCGGATTTGCTCGATTGGCGCAAGAGGCTCGAAACCGCCATCGTTGAGTTTGATGACAGCTCTCACCTTGTCCCGCTCCTTTCAGAAGTAGATTCAGCGCTGCACAGAATGGAGGCCGGGTCAGCCGGGATATGCGAAGCGTGTAATGAGGAGATCGAGGATGATGCGATCAAAGATCCCATCGCGCGCTTTTGTCTCGATTGCTTGAACGCCAAGGAACAGCGCGCGCTCCAGAACGATCTGGATAACGTCTCGCTGGTGCAGTACTCGCTGCTTCCGACTCAGGACCTGAGCGTGGACGGCTGGCGAGCCTATTACCACTACGAGGCGGCGGGTCCGGTGAGCGGCGACTACTGCGATCTGGTTACCAACGAAAGCGGAGATCTGTTCTTTCTCCTGGGCGACGTATCAGGGAAAGGCATAGCCGCGTCGATGCTGATGGCCCACCTTCACGCTATCTTTCGCAGCCTGATAACGCTCGACTTGCCGGTCGATCAATTGGTTGAACGAGCGAACCACGTTTTTGCTGATGCGACTATGCCGGCATACTACGCGACGCTGGTGTGCGGGAGGGCGCGGCGGTCGGGCGCGATCGAGCTATGCAACGCGGGTCATTGTCCACCGCTGTTGATTCGTAAGGGTGAAGTCACGAGCATCGAGGCGACGGGCCTTCCCATCGGAATCTTCTGCCGTGAGCAGTACTCGGCCCGCGAGCTGCAATTGGAGCCGGGTGACAGCTTGTTGCTTTACACCGACGGGCTGACCGAGTCGAGCGATCCGTTGGACACGGAATATGGGATGGAGCGGTTGACCACAATGGTCGGCGCCAAACACTCGTTCGCGCCGCAAGCCCTGACCCTGGCATGTCTTGACGATGCGCGATCATTCCGCGCGGGCCAACCCAAGGGAGATGACTTGACGGTGATGGTGATCCAGCGGGCCGCGTGA
- a CDS encoding HNH endonuclease, with protein MLLTRRVLLLNASYEALGIVNTPRAVRLVWKGSAEVVELDGDRVLRSQHFVFPAPSVIRLIAYVDVRGRQGRSSTKRSRILARDRYRCQYCGMKGGPFDLTIDHILPRSRGGRTVADNLCAACFACNQRKGNRTPEEARMPLLANPAALTYGIERASMRHAAESRWEWRKYLFMEEPGVSVG; from the coding sequence ATGTTGCTAACACGAAGAGTTCTGCTGCTAAACGCCTCTTACGAGGCGCTGGGCATCGTCAACACTCCTCGCGCAGTCCGCCTGGTCTGGAAAGGCTCGGCTGAGGTGGTCGAGCTGGACGGCGACCGTGTGCTTCGCTCGCAGCACTTCGTCTTTCCTGCGCCGAGCGTCATTCGACTGATCGCGTATGTGGACGTGAGAGGACGACAGGGACGCTCGAGCACCAAACGCTCGCGAATTCTCGCGCGCGACCGGTACCGCTGCCAATATTGCGGAATGAAGGGCGGTCCTTTCGACCTGACGATCGACCACATTCTGCCGCGTTCGCGCGGCGGACGAACCGTGGCTGACAATCTGTGCGCCGCTTGCTTCGCTTGCAACCAGCGCAAGGGCAACCGCACTCCCGAGGAAGCACGGATGCCACTGCTGGCAAATCCGGCTGCTTTGACCTACGGCATCGAGCGAGCTTCGATGCGCCACGCTGCCGAGTCGCGATGGGAGTGGCGCAAGTATCTGTTCATGGAAGAACCCGGCGTTTCGGTTGGGTAG